In Trachemys scripta elegans isolate TJP31775 chromosome 10, CAS_Tse_1.0, whole genome shotgun sequence, the sequence TTTTGGGGTAGTCATCTCCTGCACACATCTAAGCTTCGTTGGCTGTATGGCTCTGATCCAAGGACCGTCAATTCAGATCTTTTCCTATTTGTGCAGTGGTGGCTGTTGTTCTTGCTAGGTCAGTGGCCTTCAGTTCAGACATAGATCCAGTTGTTAGAAATATCAGTTTTACTGTTGATATTTTTGATTGCATGGCAGTGAGTATTTAGATAGCGCTAATGTGGAAGAGCTTTCTCCATTACTTGCAGCATATGTCTGGATTTATGTATATCCTTAGTTTCCGAATCAGAGGCAGTGCCTGTCGAATACAAAGATGGTTGGCAGCCTGAAGCTTATTTTACTTGTACAGAGCATCAGACTTGGGGGTATGGGGAGGCAAACACTATAAAAAGATTTCGTTAAGCACGTGGTTAATTTTTTTTGGATTGGAATGCTGCTATGCTCTGTCATATCTATGACACTTGTGGTTTTCCCCAAGTTTAGATTTACAGCTCCAAACTGTAAAAAACAGAAACCTTTCATCTAATGATATCATTTCTTAACTGATATTCACTTGGCAAAGAGTCGTATTTGCAAGGCAGTCTAAAACAACAAGAACACAAAACCAGTTTCTGTCATTTTGAATGTAATAATTGCTTGAAAGGATAACATTAGATTATAGTCAAACCAAATGTCAAGTTTGTGGAGTCTTCATGACATGAGAGAATGCTGTCAAGGACAGAGTTTCTGGCTAGCAGCCAGCAGTTAGAAGATCCATTCTAGTTGCCAATACATAACATGATGAGCATAACACAACCACAAAGTGTTTTAAGGTAATCTGGCCAGTAAAGCATTGCTTTACCAAAGGGTGGTCTCTGAATCAAATACAGCCCTTGGCAAGACTTTTACCTTAAAATTGAAACCAGACAtgttttcagttcattttttGGGTTACTACTGTTCAATGGTGATTTACAAGAGAGTGTGAGCTATGGCAATCTCTCACGCAACTTCAGATATGCCCTAAACGAATGCACATTTAGAAATCTCCTTGCTGTAAAACAATAGCTTCGTAAGAAAAGAATATTTAAAGAGAAATCATCTCAAAAAGAACGCTCTGGTTTCTGTGCCGTGCAGCCTTTCCCTGGCAATCCTGAACACTCAGGCACTATTCTGCAACACATATTGTAAACAGCTACAGAAGCAACAAAAAGATGGAACTATATGGTAAAGCACAGCTCTGAATGCATCAGATAAATCAGATATGGATGGTTAAGCTGCCTCTATTGTTCAGTGACATTTCCAATGAGACTGAGCTTCCAAGGGACATTCCtgtctttccattttttttaatctagtctAAAACCAGCTTGTATTCAGAAGGCAGCCATGTTCAATGCATCTTTAGTAAGTAGTAGTTGAGTTACATAGTAAACAAAGGAATATTATCGCCAATGGAAAAAAAGGTTGTTTTGTTCTACCTATCCCATAATATGAGCCCATTTGCTATAATCTGGCTCAGTACATCATCCTCAGCagctgtaaattggtgtagctctttTGAAGTCCTAATTTACACTAGCTAATTTTTGATTCTAAATAAAGAGAATTCGATATTGGTGATGCTACAGGTAGTGACAGGACATGTTACTGGGCACAGTGTGGGACACCACTACGTTGTGCCTGGTTTTGGCCACAGGGAAAGCACTGGATTCACCCTCCCAGCCTCAGATCTGGAAGCATGTGCCATGGAGTTCTACTGTATTGGTGGAAAATCTGCAGATTGCATGTATCCAAGAACCCACCCGAGAGACCTTTCTTCATTCTACCTATGACTTCAAGTTGGCCTCCAGATTGAGTTCCCCAGTGGAATTGGTGAAGACCCTGGCTTTGAATGTTCCTCCCATGCCAAAAAAATAGATTCAACATCCATCAGTGGATCTGAATGCCTTAGAACCGAGGAGCTAGATACGCTGAGCCTTCATGATCCAAGAGGCCTTGACAGTGCCGGGATACATCTAGATCTGGATAGTCTCCTATACAATAATGAGATTGACTCTGTGCACTTACATTTTTAGTGTTTTTATGAGACTTCTTCCTTAGAGCTTCTGAGTGcctgaaaaaaagatttttttcaaagaagcAGCTAAGAGCATTCATAACTCTCAGTACAATGAGTGGACTGCCAACTGGAAAGATTTCCTCTTTCCTTTGGAGATGAATCTGACAACTCCAGATTCTCCAATACAGAAGGCCAAGTGGACACAGCCTCCTCCAAGAGTAAGCTCTCAAAGTCTCCTCCCACTGGTTTCTTACACTGAGACTAAAGGCCATACTGGTGAGAGGCATTCTACTTAAAGACTATCACCTACATGAGGGACAGTGTTTGGAGCCTGAGCACTTTTCTGGATTCACCGTAATAGGAATCTACACTAAGTGCTAATGGAAAcataactttatttaaaatgtcaatatttgaGTACAAATACTATCTACCCATAAACATTCTGCTAACTGCAGATATTTTAATTTACCTGTGCAATCGAAGAGGAGAGAATGGTCCCAATTCTGCCTGCGGTGACCAAAGCAAGGAACAGTTGTTGAAGTGGTACTTTCATAGTTGTTGGTGGAGTATCAGATCCACAGGCTGATTTGTGCATGCCCcctctgtcacagttcagggcaaatgCACTTGTACTCCCCTTGCATGGTCtaccaagggcacccactctaggttCCTGGCTCTTCAGCCAGGGTAGAAACCCACATCTCTCTACCTCCTGAATGGGTTTTATCCAGGctacacagttccctgcctacactctgatgttcccagcaagccagactgtctAACAGGCCACCACCTGTGCTTAGCTTTTTCTCCAGAAGCAATGAACAGCATAATACCcggcagttataagttaccatattgctctttctaagcaagcacatttattcttaaggtgaaagcattatagagaaGACATATTAAGAACAATACAAGCACCTACATGCAAGCTATAAAGCTTACGAGAGGTCACCCCAACTTCAACCTCAGACTCTATTAcatgtcagtccttcaaaacccacaactgaatttttcctgtggttacaagttcataaccaTCTCacatgcagaaccagaacccaggctggggagagcagcTTGGGCTTTTGATCTTGGCCTTTGGTAATAGTAATCAGCAGACAAAGATCCTCTCCTCAGGGTTTTTGCATAATCGGAATTAGGGAATTTGTATTCAACTCTTCCTATGTATTCCCTAGGAAAAACACTTAACACTTTTTATTCCAAAGGTCCATTCTTGTCTGCCACGTTGTTCAGTATAGTCCATTGAACACCCAGATTTCACAACTGCCACATCTCCTGTCTTGAGAGGCTACTTACAATCCTGGCCAACAGTAAtgcataaaccattcatttaatacagtggacctcaaagatacttaaacttaattcaataaggtctcccCCCAAAATTGCCATATCGGTCACATCTGCCCAAAAAAATAGTGGATGTAACTAGAGTGCTTGACCTGCCTTCTAAGGGAACCCACTGACTGGATGCCATTTCTAACATGACCTTTCATAATTTCACATTTCAGCTATTTCAACTGTAAGCATACTGCTACAAGCCAGCATACATCATATGGAATTGTTTGACAACCATCCTTCATAATTTCTCTCTTTAGAGCCTATGGGTCAGAACTCTCACATGCCCCTGGTTACCCCCAAACCTTTGGGTGTGAACTTGAGACCTGGGTCTCCCAGTCCCACCTCCCATCTGTGTATATGGTGTCCTTTTGTCTCTGAAGGGGTTGGCTGCACCAACAATGGGTTGATATCCCTCTACCCCCACATGCACTGCTTTTAACACCAGAGGAGTCAGGCAATGGAGCTTCTTCAAACCTCGCATTGActacaggagcagggcctggggactCCGGTGGCCTAACCTCAGCTTCTGTAGGGGGAGTGGGAGGATCACTGTTATATATTAGAACtggtttaaaaatatgtttggcAAAAATGTTCTTTGAGCAAGATTTCcctttcctattaaaaaaaaaatcttatagaCTCACAGAGTCAGACCAACTCTAATCTTTGTAACGTGATGCTAAAGCACCTTGCAAACCCTTTGCATGAAGAGTTGTCTATCACTTCATCCACCTTGTAATTGTTTTTGGATATTCTTTCTAGAACATACATAAAATCGTCAAACCTGTAATAAACACTTTGGTTTGAAATCCCCAAACAGGATTAAAACAGAGCTTTTAAAAAGAAGTGTTGATTATAGCAAAAATCTTTTGACTCAGAAGCCAtctaatataaattaaaaattacagaAACAAAGGTAAATCTTGtaagtttccatttttttccttttcaattggGTGCCTGTTAATGAATAATTGTAACATGaatattttcactttattttagtTACCACCTTCAAACTGTACCAGCGAGCTAAGCATGTGTACAGCGAAGCTGGCAGAGTGCTAGAATTTAAGAAGATATGCAGTGAGGCACCTGCTAGTGCAATCCAGCTGCTGGGAGAATTAATGAACCAGAGTCATATCAGCTGCAGGGACATGTATGAATGCAGCTGCCCTGAACTGGATCAGCTGGTGGACATCTGCCTGTAAGTTTTGACAGCAATAAACCGAGAACTCTTTTTTGAGGATATGGTTTGAATAGATGAGAAAACATGACATCATTAGctattgtagttttaaaatgaaagaaaaatattcttgtCTCTTATCACCAAATTAATCTCCTAAAGGGATATTATGTAGTCAAATGTTTCCCTGCTGACATCCGAGTAATGCTTGTCAGATGAAAGCTGCACTTTATGGCTTCATGATGGACTCTACTTCTCGACTGACTCTTCATCAAAAATCTCACAGTAAATAAAGTTGGCTACTACTTTTTTAGGTTTTAGAAGAGTTCATGATCAGTTTTCTTAAAATATCTTCTCAGTTGCTACTTTTAGGTTTTATTTCTGCTTGCATATTCCttaaccatttcactgctgaCGACCGCTGCAGCTTCAGGACTGTTAATGCATTCTTTGATCTAATGTTGCCTTGAAATCACTATGAATCATCATTGACTAGCATTTGTTGATGCTAAAAGTACATTTTGTCCAATGCAACTGATATACTAGGCAGCAGTAAAGTGGTTAAATATCAAATATGTTTTGAATGGATTAAGTAGATGACTAAGTAGAAACAATGAAAGATCTCTGGCTGTAGAATCTTGGCTCCATGCAAGGCATGGGCAGACGTGCAGTTTGAATaagacaaaagaaaaagtatAAAAAATAAAGGTTTGTCATTTTTAGTTACATTCACAACTAGATGGACTATGCAAGAAAAAATGTTCTGTAGCATAgattccaaagagagagagaagcttaaaTGCATACAGATAGTTAGGATTGTATTAAACTAAAATTATTGGGAACATTTTAATTAGATGGACCAAAATGTAATAGTGAAAGAAAAACGTGATGGTTGCCCAAGTTCCATCAGATTTCTTTCTAAATGACCAACAGAAGAAAACATGCAGAATGTAACAAGAATAACTGAACACTGAACCAGACTTCAGTCAGAgtataacattatttttaaaaccaggtCCATTGTATGTGACAAAACTTATTTGTTCACCATTCACTCCATCCATAAGCAACAttcatgtatttcatttttttctggattTAACATTTCTTAAGGATAAAGGGAGTTTTGCAGCTACATTGTTACCTATAGTTAATTATGAAAGTTGATTGATACAAACTTTTAttttatggccaagattttcaaaactgaccaatgattttgggtgccacagTTTTTAGGTGCCAAACTTGATACATCTTGaaggggccaaattttcagaaaacaCTGAGCATCTGCCCTCTGTAAGGTCCCTTTAAACTGTCTTAAATTGGTTACTCAAAAACTGAGGCATAAAAATCtctagtcactcttgaaaattttggctaaCATATTTAAGATCATGGGTCAGCAACTGCATAAATTATATTGTCTTTACTTACAGTGATATACAGCTGCCATGTAACTTTACAAACCTTTCCAAAATTACATTCCATAGCATTGCCTCCTCACAAGGTTTAAACTGTAGAGAATAATCTGCATATCCAGAGGTTTTCTGTTTTGCCTAGATCTTTATGTTTTAATATATACTCCCTGCCAAGAAACAAAGAGATCCCTATTGACTATGGTTTGGAGCACTGAAAAGTTTAGCCACTAGTTGGTCAACTATTTTTGCAGAGAGCGTAGACTTGTACTTTCTGTAAATGGCTGTTTTCCCTGTTAGTTGTTTAAAGCAGATGGAGCAAATAaaaaagggagagattttcaaaagcacttaagagaTTTAGGGGCATTGAAAGTCAATTGGACTagggctcctaaatccctttggaGCTTTTGAAAACCTCGAGTCCCTAAACCACTGTGGATAATTTTCTTGCTACCCCCTGTTCTCCATTTCTTGGTGGCATGTGTACTATTAAATTAGGTGTTGTCAGCCTTGCCTCTGACAGCTAGAGTGGTATTATTTACAAGAGGGTACACTTAAATAAGGAGCCTAAATTTCAGAGGTGCGGAGCACCAACAATTTCCAGTGACATCTGTGGGAGCAACTGGTCTCAGCATCTCTAGACACCGAGCCATTTGTGAGGTACCTAGAGATTTAGCTAGGTGCCTAATCTtagcatccaagtttgaaaatgttggccacatTATTTTGAAGCACAGTAGCTTCAGCTCTAACACACAACTCgtttctttttaaatgatcttttattacatttttaaaatgactaagTATAACAGCAAATCATAGGATGTGACCACAGAGAATTATTAAATCAAATGATTCAGAATAAATCTGAAGATATTTAAATGGCATTTCACAATACAAAGCCAACACTGTATCTGCAATACAACACTTCAAAACTAGGTTGCATCCCAAGTGAATTTGAGCAGTTGATTTAGAGAACTGGATTGAACCCTATGAGGGCaaggggaatctttccattgatttcacatgAAGCTGGACTGGATCCTGCTTGATTTGAGAGGTTGCTTCTGTGGATCAGAGAATAAAAACAGCTGAGAAAAAGAGCAGCatacaaatttttttttataaaattgcaaagaaataaaataaagattggaAATAAAGAATGAACAGATAATTGAGTCAGTATGTAGGATAGAGCCCCtctattaaacacacacatagaGTAGGTCatggattcagaaaagcacttaagcattaatttcatttaagcacatgtctaaTGAACCACATGGGTAGCTGCCTTCCTCAATCAGGGCCTGAGCAAGTACTATCCTAGCACCTTGAAACATTCATTtaacacagtggttttcaacctgtggccgCAGACTGCTAGGggtccaaaggggtccacaccttcatttgaaatttttttaggggtccgcaaatgaaaaaagattgacaAGCACTGGTTTAACATATGTACTACATGTGAGATGGTATCACAAATTACCGGTATTCAAAATTAGTCCTCATTCACTATTATATCATTAACATCATGCCCAATTTTGTCAGCCCTAGACTGTGATTGTCAATGAAGAGAATCTCCCAATGTCTAGATATTAGAAGCATATCAAAATTATTTGATCTAGACAGTGGGTTGGAAACTTCATGAGAATGGATTCTCTGGTGATTTTTCTAGTTCATCCTGTTTTTGTGGCATTTTTGACCCAGCCAGAGGAAACCTTCTCATGGTGTTGTCCTGCTCCTTCTGGATTTGGCTGGAGCCAGGCAATGCAAATATGCAAGAAAATGAATTTACAAAATAGAATGAAGAATTTTTCTGAATTCCAGTTAGATTTGGTTTGAGTCTTGCAGATTAGGATCATAGGATTTGCCAAAGGACCAGTATCCTGGCTGTGGGAGTGGCTTGTACCTTGGATCTTTCAGCAGAAGGAGCAAGCAAAGAAATGTCATTTGTTTGCCGTTGTCACTCCCCATTGGCTTTCCTATGTGGgaatttttctctttaaaaatatttagaaataaattgtAATAAAACAACAAAGGTCTTTCTATGTTGGTATGAAAAACAACAAATGGAATAATAGAAAACAACTATTACTAGTCTGAAAAGACAAACTAGTGTGGTATTTTGTCACATGAAGGACAGAAGTGCACAcgtaggaccagattctgatctcagctgcacTGTTGTAAATCCACTCAAATCAAACAgcatcaactacctgaaggggggttccaaaaaggatgaagcgaggctgttctcagtggtggcagatgacagaacaaggagcaatggtctcaagttgcagtgagggaggtctaggctggatatcaggaaacactatttcactaggagggtggtgaagcactggaatgggttacctagggaggtagcggaatctccatccttagatgtttttaaggcccagcttgacaaagcccttgctgggatgatttagttggtgttagtcctgctttgagcagggggttggactggatgacctcctgagggctcttccaTCCATAATCTTCTATGTGTAACCAAGGTCAGATTCTGgctcttaatttttgtttttaaggcagACCAGATGGCTGAGTGATGGGACTCttagtctaactttttttttaaattttgcagtACTCCTTTTTCCTTACTAGCACTGTGACTAGTCCTGAAGAAGccctgaatcttcagaacatgtTATGTCTATACTGGAACAGCAGAAATGTATAGTGTACTGTCActgccacatttgaaaatgtcttATATGAACAGACCTTGGGCAATTAGTGCATGaactttcctttatttttgtcATGTCCTCCTGTCTTAATTTCTGGTGTTTTAAGACTACTGCTAACTAATGCCCTTCTACTACTTTATTCACCTCAGCTATTTCAAAgtctttaaacattttaagagaGGATTATTTTTGCACTTGATGGCAATAACTATATTTCAAAATTTAAGTTGCCAAATTAAATTTGCAGAATTTAAGTTGTCCAAAACATTCAATGCAAATAGAATTCAAATATCTCATAAGACCAAGTGTGCCATATAGTtttgaaaatgagaaataaatgcGTCCCACATTCACTGTGCTCTGTAGGCAGTTTATGTATGACAAATGATCTCCTTTGATATATTGCACTcaattttttattgttattattattattgtaggcAGTCTGGGGCCATCGGGTCACGCTTGACTGGAGCAGGATGGGgcggctgcactgtgtcaatggtGCCTTCTGACAAGCTGAGTACCTTCCTAACAaatgtgaaagaagcttattacAAAAGCAATGACCAAAGGTTAGCTCTGGAGAAGAATAGTCTGTTTGCTACCAAACCTGGAGGTGGAGCTTTGGTTTTTCTTGAGGCCTAAAGAATGTAAAAGTTTCAAAGAAACTATGTAGGGCATTTGGGAACTGGCAGGACTTCCTATGCCACAGTAAATTAATCccttttctgttttgtattataATGAGCAGTTGCTATTATCAAGATACATTTCTGAAGAAACAATTAGAAGAGGTTTCTTAGGCTTTATAATGCATTTTTCCATACTAAAAATATCCTTCCAATGAAAAGCAGCCTAAATACTTATTTCTCTCTGGATTATGCAATGTAAAGGTGATTTGCTAAAATATATTCTTTTGAAAAACGGAACAAAGCAGACAATTCAAATAAAGAGGAATACTTTTCTTAAGcaagtgtttttttctttctttctttctttttttttttttttactgatataaAGGTAAGTGCAAATTGAATAGAGAGCTATTTCACTTTATAAACCCAAATGAGGTAATATTCAACCCCTAATTTCAGGGGGTTGCTTTAATGTTGGGGTTTACTCACTTCTTCCACTACTGGATGGTTTCTTGTCCCATGTTGCGAATTCCTGTGGAAAACAAAAACGCAAATTGAATTGTTAAGGGAATTGCAAATGTTTTGCTGAACATTGAAACTTTTGTAGGAttctcaatgaggaaaatatatGCTATTATTTTTGCAGTGTAATATTAGAGTAGCACCTCTAGACCTCAGTCAGCCATTACGGCCCCATTGTGTTAAGTAGTCTGAGTTTATTGTTGCTACTGTTTAGAATGTAGTTAGCACAGTATTTTTACAACATTTGAGACAACTGCCAACTCTTTCCAAATCCTGAGGAAGCTGAGTGAAAGGCTTCCTGGTTTCTTGGCCAGAGTGAGTGGCATCATAACTATCATAAAGGCTGAAAGAGCTACTCGAGTCTGACTCCTCTCTTCCACGCCATAACTTCCTCAAACATTTTCCTTCGGAGCTAAAGTTTCTCTTGCTTGGTCTTAGCCCAACAATGACATTTTGGGTTTTAACAAAATATGTTCTACTATTTTTGAGTTGTGCATCATGAAAAAGATATTTCCCCTAAACTACCAAATAGCCAAGCAGACTTTATGGTGGTCAGACAACTCAAtaacaaattaattttaatctttttatgtGTTTGCAGAAATTTGGCTCACAGATGAAAAAGCTACAAATAATTGAAAGTTGCCCATTGACTATGGATAGAACTTAATTTCTGTTATTCTTTGACTGCTCATTGAGGAAACGATCCTCTCACCAAAGTAAATGGGTTTGGTGTAGGGTTGGCCTcccggggaggagggggtggaggtgaGAGCAGGACTTGCAGATACACTtggcagcctcagggctgcaaaagtaataattaataatggagcATCTGCAATCatgcttcctctcccccccaggaCAAATGGTTAGTGGCTCCAGCCTAGTCTACCCATCCCTTATAGTGGTGAGGAAGGAGTCTCTAGGAAATTCTGCTCTGTAGTATGCAACATTCTTGCTGCCTGCCCTGTGTAGTGGAACCTCAGAGGTTTTCTGGTGGCAGGACCCCTGCAGCCTTGATAGACCAAGCAAGATTTGTCCGTATATATATCTAGAGCTACGCAAGTTTGACTacaaaaatctgcattcaaataGACATCTCTCAGAAGAGATGCAGTATTACCCGGGTGAGGAGTGAGTTCTGGGATGCTTCTGACCCAGTGAAGGAGGGGTGCCAGATTTGAACCAAGAGGCCAACACAGACTTCCAGACTTTCTCAGGAGTCTCACTGGGAACATGTAAGGGTAACATTAAAAGGTGGGGACTTCTGCTCTTGGGGTGtcagaaacaaacagaacactGAGGGATCAGAGAAATAAGCTGATGGTTCTCAGAGGAAGAAAGGCAAAGGTTTAAGTCAGGGCAGCTGAAGAAGAAGAACAGAACGATGGGATTGTGGGGAGATGAGTTAGAGGGATCTGGTTGGTAGGGGGAAGGAGGGCAATGAGGGATGTGGATAAGAGTAGGGAGAGAAGCAGAATTCCTCAGAAAGGTTCTAAGCTGAAAACAGACCTCCTCTATGACTGCTTATATGAGCTTACATATGGGTTATATGCTGTTAATGTGTAGCAAATGTGCAGATTTTCAGCCAGACCTGCAAACAAGGCAGGCAGGGATCTTCCAGAAATGGCAAGATAAACTCAGAGATCTCCAAGAAAGAATAATTTGGCATTTAGTTTCCAAATTACTTTTCTCTGATCTCATTTATTACCATGTTGCCAGAAACCTTGGGTGTAAAtcagttattatttattttcctttataaGTACATAACAGCCATCATAGCATATTATGCACTGTACCATTCACAGGCCTGCTTTTCTAATGGCTTAGGTGTGCGTTATGTTTGCCCAAGTCATAAGAAAATCTGGATCATATTTTTGAGATTTGGAAGGAGACTGGAGAGACTGTTTTTATTACTGCATTATTATAATTACATACCAGTTCATGCATTAACATATCTGCGCTCAGCCTTAGTTCAGAGGGATTCTTGGAGGTGCTCTCTGTCAGTCTAGGAACAGAATAAAGGATTTTTTGCATCAGCAACATTTTAGTAGAAGTTGGGCATGACATTTTTTGTAGTTTCTGAATGTCCCCAAATATGTGGAGGTCAGTTTTCATGGTTCATCAAGCTGCAATAAGTTTCATAGCTGAGCTATCAGTAAGTTTGTTAACAGATATCTTTATCGATGAAATAATCATAGacatatagggctggaagggaagtCGGAATGGACCTGGAAGTCCGGCCCTCATGCACTGAGGCGGGACCAAGTaaacatagaccatccctgacaggtgtttgtccaacctgttcttaaaaacctccagtgatggggattccgcaGCCTCCCTTGAAAGTCTATTGaagagcttaactaccctcatggaaaggttttcctaatatctaagctaaatttcccttgctgcatatTAAACTCATTACTTCTTAGGGAAAACCCTCAAATGTTGTAAAATGGTTAAAGCAAACCTTCTAAACTTCTGGttcatttcttttctctgcttttctATTTCTGAAATGTCTTCTCTACACTTATTCTGAAATCTGCAAAACCAAAATTGAGTACATAAAATTATTTAACTGCTTTCAATGGGAATTCCAAATTACTCAACTTGTACACATAAGAAATGTATTCCAGCATTTTATGCAGTCACTGAAAATATGAGAAAAGggaatttttaacttttatttgttatttaaagGAGAAGTTGATGAAACTTTATGGTTGGTATTTTAAAACTTCTCCAGCGATCAAAGAAACATAGCAGAAACAAACTGCGAACATTAAGGGTTAGAAATAAAAACTGACAATACATTGGGCTTTTATGGTTATAAGAAAGCATTGAACTCCGTTAATTATTGAAATATGGGCAGTGAGGAGAGGGACCACAAAGAAGGGGAAAGTTATTCATGTTATAGGTCCATCCTGTTGCCTTACCTGTGAAGAAATCTCTGCATAGCAATAATAGTAAAACTAAACATCCCCAAAGTGCTATGCAAACATCTAGAGAAGTAGCTACTACCCAGAAAGCATGACGAAAACCTCAGTGTGTATGTGAGTTTCTAACACAGCTCAGACTTCTGTATATGCAGCGAACATGTTTAAAACAAGGAAGTCTTTCCAGAATCGTGTTTATTTAAATCAGCGTTTTTTCTGACTCAAGGGACAAAATATTTTCTACCCTTTTTTAGCTAAAAGAATTCAATGTACATATTTAAAgtagcttgtttttttaaaaaatagcagagAACTTGAGCAGTGGTAACACGTCCTATAGTGTGCGTTATAGTTATTGATGCAGTACGATGGATGGTTTTTATCTTAATATAATGGCTATGAATGTAACATTCAATGGCTGCAGAGTGAGTTTAATCCTACTGTGCAATAGAGGAGATCTAAATCTTTCCAAAAGGATTGATAGTAAAGATACTGCCAGACTTTTAACTGCCGCAGCATTGCCTGGTGCCATATTAATACTCTGTATTATCTTAATCCTATTGACAAGCACTTCTCCAGCACAGTATTCACTGGTTTCATATCTTGTGCACGTGGGGCCTGCTCTTGTTCCACTTTGGAATCaagaggagttttgccatttacttcaatg encodes:
- the GALK2 gene encoding N-acetylgalactosamine kinase, which codes for MNLTTPDSPIQKAKWTQPPPRVSSQSLLPLVSYTETKGHTVTTFKLYQRAKHVYSEAGRVLEFKKICSEAPASAIQLLGELMNQSHISCRDMYECSCPELDQLVDICLQSGAIGSRLTGAGWGGCTVSMVPSDKLSTFLTNVKEAYYKSNDQRLALEKNSLFATKPGGGALVFLEA